A segment of the Candidatus Hadarchaeales archaeon genome:
CACTCTGACGTCGCCAGAGATATCGCTTACACTAAACCTGGCGTGCTCCGGGACTACTCTCACCAAGAATTTCGAGTGAGATTCCGGCGGTTTTTCTCCTTTCTCATAAACTCTGAAGTGTGCTCCAAACTTTAAGCCTGTTCTTACTATGTATCCTCTGCCGCGCAAGTCTGAGTATGCCGCGTACTTAAGTGGAAGTAGTTTGTCTTTTTTCGAAAATTTAGCCATCAGCTGATTGAAATCTAACTTCTCTCCGCGTTCGTAAACTTCGAGCTTTCCCTTCTCAACGAGGAATAGGGTTTCAACAGGCGCGAGCTGTAATTTTCCATCTCCAAGAAGTTTTCCGAAGAATCCCTTCTGATATATCCTGTTTGCCGCGAGGTTATCCGCAACGATCACGCGGTCGCCACAAAGTTCTCCTTTCGCGATTTCCTCCATTTTTCATCCCTGAGCGGTTTCCTTTTGTTTGCTCGTCTCGCTCTTTAACGAATTCCAGTAGTACAGATTATATACGCATCCCGGATCGGGCCCGCTAACGTCTCCGTAATATCCGTACGCTCTTGCCCGACATCCACCGCAGACAAACCTATACTCGCAGTTTCCACATCCTAAAAGGGCATTTCTATTCCTGAGTTTCCACAAGACTTCGGATTTTTCCCAAATCTCCTTCAAATCGTCAGTTTTTATGTTTCCAAGCTTGATTGGCATGAAAACACAAGGGGTAATATCTCCGTTCGGCTCTAGCCCGCAGTAAAGTCTCCCTGCTCCACATCCTCCGAGGAAGTCTGCGAGGCTTTCGGTTTTTCCGCGCAGAGCTTGTAAGAGTCCTTCTGATGTGAAGTGGGTTGCGACGATCCCTCCATATGCTGAAACAACATTTCCGTAGAGTCCGCAAGCAAATTTTAGAGAGACGACGGAGTACTGTGGTGCGGTTGAGTAGCAAATGAGTCCACCATTGCTGTTTATCATCTTCAGGTAGAGGAACTTTAGGAGTTCTTCCCTTTCTTCCGGTTCGAGGTCCTGCTCCACGATTTCTTTTCCTCTGCCAACCGGGACATAGTTAAATATTATCACCCTTTTCACGCCCAGCTCCTTTTCTGCGAAATCAACGAGCTGGGGGATCTCCCGATAGTTCATTTTCGTTGCCGTGATAGCTACGCAGGTGTCAATGCCCTCCGCCACACAATTTTTTATACCCTCGCATGTCTTCCTCCAAACGCCTGGAATTCCGCGGAACTCGTCGTGGGTCTTCTCTATCCCATCAAGCGAAATCTCCACGTAGTCAAAGATTTCTTTGACTTTTTTTGCAACGTCCGGCGTTATCAGAGTTCCGTTCGTTGCCATAGAGACGAAAAATCCCTTTTCCTTCGCGTAGCCAGCTACCTCCCAGATATCCTTGCGAACGAGTGGTTCTCCACCGGAAAATGCTATGGCAACGACTCCGGCTTCCTCAAACTGATCGATCACTCGTTTTGCTTCCTCTGTCGTCAGCTCATCGCTCGCTTGACCTCCTCCCGCGTTCTCATAGCAGTGCTTACACCAGAGGTTACAGGCGCGCGTGTAGTTCCAAACGACAAGAAACGGGGAAGCAGATGTGAAGGGGCGCTCTGCTCCAAATTTCGCTATTCCCTCGAGAACGTTCACCATCCCCCGTCTTATCACGGGGTCTCTGAGATGTTTTTTGAGCTCTTCCTCCGGATATCCGAAAGCTGTGGCTCCTCTCTTTATGACGGTTTTTACAACAATCGATGCCAGCCTGTCGCGGATGTCTGCGTCTGTTTTCTCACCAATGTATGCTCTGATAGCCTTGTCCAGCCTACTACCACCTTTTCTACTTTTGCCGCAAACGAATCGTAGGGCAAATCTGGAAAGGGGATTGTTTAACCACCTCTGGACGGATTGGACGATTACTTCTTCCCTTCCAACTTGCGATTCCACGGATCCCATCGTTTGACTTTTCTCCGGCAGCTATATAAGCCCGTTCGTGTTTAATTATTATTGGGGCGGTCACGCTAATAGAGCGGCGAGCCGAGACGATGAGGAGAATTTAAAAGCCGAGACTCTTTTGCTTGTCGAGGAAGAGTCACCTCCAGCCGAGTCGGTGTGGCCCGTCGCTCAAATCATATTAGCTTTTTATTTTAGATTTTCTGCGGAGAAAAATATGGGGTGAGGAGGGTGCCGAAGTGCTCTGCTTGCGGGAAAAACGTGAAGGATCCGGAGAAAATAACAACTTGCTCTGGATGCGGAAAAAGGCTTTGCATATCCTGTTTTTCCAAACACAAATGTTGAAAGCCACAGATGTCGCTTATGGGCAAAAATTATCAGAATAGGTCAGGAAATATTCTAGTTTTTCTTTCTTTTTTGGTTTATTGAGAAAATCTTTTTAAGTTTCGCGAAAATAAAATAATTTTGGCGTGATGGCGTGAAAGCGGTAATGTGGGGTGGTGGGCATGGGGCTCCACATTATCGCCGAATTCTTAGGGGTGAAAGAGGAGAAAATTGCAACAATAAAGCAATTGAAGCCGATAGTAGAGAGAGTAGTGAAGAAAAGCGGTTTAAACGTGGTTTCTTCGGCATATCATCAGTTTAAGCCGTATGGAGTCACCTGCGTTTATCTTTTGATGGAATCGCATCTGGCGATTCACACTTGGCCAGAAGTTTGCTACATGGCTGTGGATATCTTTACATGTGGGAAAAATCGGAAAGCAAAGGAGACGCTCGAGTTGTTGAGAAAGGAGTTTTCTCCGAAAAAGGTGAAGATGAAGATCATAGGGAGGCTTGAGTATGAGAAGCTACTCGAGAGAAAAGAAAATTCTGCGAGAGCTGGCGGGAGGTAAGAAGACTCTTTGGGAGCTTCTCGCGTCGTATCATTGGACTCTGCGAGACTTCATCTCTGATATAAACAGACTCTATGACGAGGGGAAGATCTCGACGGATGGGAAGTATATATATCTCAAGGAAAAAATTGGGGCAGATGGTTTTAGCTCGATTGTGTGCCCGAAATGTGATGGAAGACGTGTTCTTCCAAAAAATCATGTTTTTATAGAGAAAAGATTTAAACGGTTGCTCAGGGATAGGCCTAAACCGGAGGTCAAGTTTTTCCAAGGATATATGCGCCCCGAGGATGTTCTAGCCCGAATTGCTTTGATGGATATGTATGGTGACGTGGAGGGAAAGTCAATAATCCTGATCGGAGATGACGACCTTGTGAGCTTGGCCCTGGCCCTGACGGGACTCCCAGAGAGAATCGTTGTGTTGGATATTGATGAGAGATTGGGAGAATTCATGCGGAAGGCTTTGCGTGAGGATGGGGTAAAGTCGGTGGAGTTTATACATCATGATGTCGCGGAGCCTCTTCCAAAAGATTTGAGACGGAAGTTCGATGTTTTTGTCACAGACCCGCTCGAGACGGTTTCTGGGCTCAAGGCTTTCCTATGCAGAGCCGCTTGTGCTCTCAAACCTACGGATTCAGCCGGATATTTCGGTTTGACAACGCTCGAGGCTTCGCCAAAAAAATGGCTTTGGGTTCAGGGACTTCTCTACAGAATGAATCTTGCGATCACAGATGCCGTGAGGGAGCACTCGAGCTATCCTACCCAAGATTACCACATAGGTTTTCCGTACGAGGAGCCAATTCTGAAGAAGTTGAAGTTTAAGTATGAGCTTCCGCCGGATGTCTCTTGGTATAAATCGACATTTTTCAGGGCTGAGGCTGTCGGAAAAGTTAGACCGATTCATTGTTCGAAGCACATCCGCGTGAGGGTTTGGGACGAGGATGACATAACCTGGCCGAATCGTTAGCAAGTTTCGTTTTTTGCTGGAGATAATTAGACGCAGGATGTGTTGGGAGATCCACCCTCTTTAACTCGCTTTGCCGAAACCATACCTCCAGAATACTCAAAAAGATGATAAAGGGGAATTCAATGCCGGCAGTGGTGGGGCCGCCAGGATTTGAACCCGGGTTTGCGGGTCTCACCGGCTCCAGTGGGTCATCATCTTTTCGTCAGCAGACCCACCTCATTCCACTGGAGCCCGCCGTGATAACCAAGCTACACTACGGCCCCACCATTCCTATACTCTGTCAGACACAAGTTTAAAACTTTAAAGAGATGGTCCAAGCCAGAACAGAAATCCGAACAGGATAAAGAGGACGGAAATTCCCAGAATTCTGAGTATGAGCGGTGGCTTCGGCACTGTTGGCACAAACAAATCTTCATCCGGTTCTCTTTCCTCTTCTGCCACCGCCGCCACACCAGCCGTTGCAGGAGTCGCAACTTCACCGGCAGCTGCTCTTCCCCTCAGCCAGAGATAAACAATCCCTATTATCGACCACGGAACGCAAATAATGAGCAAAAGGTAAATCGGCAGTCCGAGCCTTAATATCGCAGGTACGGCATACGAAGAACTCACCAAAGCATTGTATTTGTTGAGATTCCAGAGGATTATCGCCATACAAGAGTAAACTATGAGAGAATTCCAGAACGGATCGGAAGCAGAAACCAACTGAAGACCACCCAATCTCTTTTTCGTAAATGGCCAGAAGAGATTCCCACCCATATGGCCATAAGAATCAAAGATGATATGCCCAAGCCAACCCAAGAATGCGACGAGCCATGCTATCCAGTTTCTCAAAATAGCTCCGACCACAGCGGAAAGCAAAAGTCCGAGCGTTATGCTGTGACCGGCCCGTCTGTGGAAGGGAATGAAGATTATTT
Coding sequences within it:
- a CDS encoding metal-dependent hydrolase, which translates into the protein MRGLTHFIVGLTIATFFKSLVFGAAAEDSLIILLGGIFGLLPDTIDFKFLIYMEEHDTVIDPHPDKIDPKEIAEKVAEGINKAAEMKPGKMYKIKLHTIRLGPDLWRQYSVFFNAKEKKVEVRVGPHVTTSGVPIPGTEPPEEKAYASAKFKPNIIETYGKPTEIKGFGGPSFGFLKREDGSVEIIFIPFHRRAGHSITLGLLLSAVVGAILRNWIAWLVAFLGWLGHIIFDSYGHMGGNLFWPFTKKRLGGLQLVSASDPFWNSLIVYSCMAIILWNLNKYNALVSSSYAVPAILRLGLPIYLLLIICVPWSIIGIVYLWLRGRAAAGEVATPATAGVAAVAEEEREPDEDLFVPTVPKPPLILRILGISVLFILFGFLFWLGPSL
- a CDS encoding bis-aminopropyl spermidine synthase family protein, producing the protein MRSYSREKKILRELAGGKKTLWELLASYHWTLRDFISDINRLYDEGKISTDGKYIYLKEKIGADGFSSIVCPKCDGRRVLPKNHVFIEKRFKRLLRDRPKPEVKFFQGYMRPEDVLARIALMDMYGDVEGKSIILIGDDDLVSLALALTGLPERIVVLDIDERLGEFMRKALREDGVKSVEFIHHDVAEPLPKDLRRKFDVFVTDPLETVSGLKAFLCRAACALKPTDSAGYFGLTTLEASPKKWLWVQGLLYRMNLAITDAVREHSSYPTQDYHIGFPYEEPILKKLKFKYELPPDVSWYKSTFFRAEAVGKVRPIHCSKHIRVRVWDEDDITWPNR
- the endA gene encoding tRNA-intron lyase; translation: MEEIAKGELCGDRVIVADNLAANRIYQKGFFGKLLGDGKLQLAPVETLFLVEKGKLEVYERGEKLDFNQLMAKFSKKDKLLPLKYAAYSDLRGRGYIVRTGLKFGAHFRVYEKGEKPPESHSKFLVRVVPEHARFSVSDISGDVRVAQSVRKKILYAIVDDEGDVTYYSLNRERL
- a CDS encoding radical SAM protein, whose protein sequence is MGSVESQVGREEVIVQSVQRWLNNPLSRFALRFVCGKSRKGGSRLDKAIRAYIGEKTDADIRDRLASIVVKTVIKRGATAFGYPEEELKKHLRDPVIRRGMVNVLEGIAKFGAERPFTSASPFLVVWNYTRACNLWCKHCYENAGGGQASDELTTEEAKRVIDQFEEAGVVAIAFSGGEPLVRKDIWEVAGYAKEKGFFVSMATNGTLITPDVAKKVKEIFDYVEISLDGIEKTHDEFRGIPGVWRKTCEGIKNCVAEGIDTCVAITATKMNYREIPQLVDFAEKELGVKRVIIFNYVPVGRGKEIVEQDLEPEEREELLKFLYLKMINSNGGLICYSTAPQYSVVSLKFACGLYGNVVSAYGGIVATHFTSEGLLQALRGKTESLADFLGGCGAGRLYCGLEPNGDITPCVFMPIKLGNIKTDDLKEIWEKSEVLWKLRNRNALLGCGNCEYRFVCGGCRARAYGYYGDVSGPDPGCVYNLYYWNSLKSETSKQKETAQG
- the speD gene encoding adenosylmethionine decarboxylase; the protein is MGLHIIAEFLGVKEEKIATIKQLKPIVERVVKKSGLNVVSSAYHQFKPYGVTCVYLLMESHLAIHTWPEVCYMAVDIFTCGKNRKAKETLELLRKEFSPKKVKMKIIGRLEYEKLLERKENSARAGGR